One Rhodococcus sp. P1Y DNA window includes the following coding sequences:
- a CDS encoding AMP-binding protein produces MSQTYTDLHPAFADPEGWTLDNVLRTHAAATPDATFLVTPEEKLEFTYSDILGAAERIAGSWHAAGAQQGDRVVIMAMNSSRLIRSWFAAAVGGTVEVPINTNYEGEFLRHQIVTVGARWAVIDDTFAERFVAIAEHSRGIEKFWVIDTGTADKALTLLREHGWQAEAWDELEKGTPVTVPAPRAQDLGAIFFTSGTTGPSKGVAMPHSQLYFFAQEVVSLTRLTPADRYMTTTPLFHGNAQFMAVYPALVAGASAVVYPKFSASRWIDMVRDSGVTVTNFVGVMMDFAWKQAPRENDRDNQLRAVYAAPIADTVVDQFKDRYGIEAFVNAFGLTETCAPILTPYGEKIPPGAAGKVASDWFDIRLVDPETDREVPVGEVGELVVRPVQPWTCSMGYYGMPEKTLEAWRNLWFHTGDALRKDEDGWFYFVDRYKDALRRRGENISSYEVEQAVLGHPAVVECAVIGVPADVEAGEDEVLAAVVVSEKADPAEILDWCTGRIPAFATPRYVRFLDALPKTPSEKVRKAVLRDEGVTADTFDRTAVPVA; encoded by the coding sequence GTGAGCCAGACGTACACCGATCTGCACCCGGCCTTCGCCGACCCGGAGGGGTGGACGCTCGACAACGTGCTGCGGACCCACGCCGCCGCCACGCCCGACGCCACGTTCCTGGTGACGCCGGAGGAGAAGTTGGAGTTCACCTACTCCGACATCCTCGGCGCCGCAGAACGTATCGCTGGTTCCTGGCATGCGGCGGGCGCGCAACAGGGTGACCGCGTCGTCATCATGGCGATGAATTCGTCACGGCTGATACGTAGTTGGTTCGCTGCCGCTGTCGGCGGAACCGTCGAGGTGCCGATCAACACGAACTACGAAGGCGAATTTCTTCGCCACCAGATCGTCACCGTCGGCGCACGCTGGGCCGTCATCGACGACACGTTCGCCGAGCGATTCGTCGCGATTGCCGAGCACAGCCGCGGCATCGAGAAATTCTGGGTGATCGACACCGGTACCGCGGACAAGGCACTCACCCTTCTGCGCGAGCACGGTTGGCAGGCCGAGGCTTGGGACGAGCTGGAGAAGGGCACGCCCGTCACCGTTCCCGCGCCGCGTGCGCAGGACCTCGGGGCTATCTTCTTCACCTCGGGGACGACGGGCCCGTCCAAGGGTGTCGCGATGCCGCACTCGCAGCTGTACTTCTTTGCGCAGGAGGTCGTGTCGCTCACCCGGCTCACCCCGGCCGATCGCTACATGACGACGACGCCGCTGTTCCACGGCAATGCCCAATTCATGGCCGTCTATCCGGCGCTCGTCGCCGGCGCCAGTGCCGTGGTGTACCCCAAGTTCAGTGCTAGCCGATGGATCGACATGGTCCGCGACTCCGGCGTCACCGTCACCAATTTCGTCGGCGTCATGATGGACTTCGCGTGGAAACAGGCTCCTCGGGAGAACGATCGCGACAACCAATTGCGCGCCGTGTACGCCGCCCCGATCGCGGACACCGTCGTCGATCAGTTCAAAGATCGTTACGGCATAGAGGCTTTCGTCAACGCCTTCGGACTCACCGAGACGTGCGCGCCGATCCTCACTCCGTACGGTGAGAAGATTCCTCCCGGTGCGGCAGGCAAGGTGGCCTCGGACTGGTTCGACATCAGGCTCGTCGACCCCGAGACCGACCGCGAAGTGCCCGTCGGTGAAGTCGGAGAACTGGTCGTACGTCCCGTCCAGCCATGGACCTGCAGCATGGGGTACTACGGCATGCCGGAGAAGACCCTCGAAGCATGGCGCAATCTGTGGTTCCACACCGGCGACGCTTTGCGCAAGGACGAGGACGGCTGGTTCTACTTCGTCGATCGCTACAAGGACGCCTTGCGAAGGCGCGGTGAGAACATCAGCTCCTACGAGGTGGAACAGGCCGTTCTCGGCCATCCCGCCGTCGTCGAATGCGCCGTCATCGGCGTTCCTGCCGACGTCGAAGCCGGTGAGGACGAGGTTCTCGCCGCTGTGGTCGTCAGCGAAAAGGCCGACCCGGCAGAGATTCTCGACTGGTGCACCGGTCGTATCCCTGCCTTCGCCACACCGCGATACGTCCGTTTCCTGGACGCGCTTCCCAAGACAC
- a CDS encoding LLM class flavin-dependent oxidoreductase codes for MVQVGLLLSDVPKSVTPAQQFKDILRIVETAEDNGFNYIAIGQHFLYGDLRWLQPVPLLARLAAHVAPTTKLVTQIMIAPLYHPVMLAEEIATLDVVTEGRLIFGAGLGYRPEEFDYLQVPYKERAGRFDESLQVMKQLWTQDEVTFEGKYFQLDGVKPHLHPVQQPHVPIWIGAHAMGGVRRAGKYGDAYAVPPETPKHEVEERYRVVKDLFEARGKEFGLQPLRRNVLVADSKEEAMVEYARVAQGRYLTYAAKGLDVMAGRDLAGQFAESVSDHVIVGTPDDVVGKLTDLVTTLPVDPLLLRPQWPTMDGDETIAAIERLGKDVVPSMLALEPFRDFK; via the coding sequence ATGGTTCAGGTCGGCTTACTGCTCAGCGACGTGCCGAAGTCGGTGACGCCGGCGCAGCAGTTCAAGGACATTCTCCGCATCGTCGAGACCGCGGAAGACAACGGGTTCAACTACATCGCCATCGGGCAGCACTTCCTCTACGGCGATCTGCGCTGGCTCCAGCCAGTGCCGCTGCTCGCCCGCCTCGCCGCGCACGTCGCACCGACGACCAAGCTCGTCACGCAGATCATGATCGCCCCGCTGTATCACCCGGTCATGCTCGCCGAGGAGATCGCGACACTCGACGTCGTCACCGAGGGCCGGTTGATCTTCGGCGCCGGATTGGGGTACCGCCCAGAGGAATTCGACTACCTCCAGGTCCCGTACAAGGAGCGCGCAGGGCGGTTCGACGAGTCCCTCCAGGTAATGAAGCAGCTGTGGACCCAGGACGAGGTCACCTTCGAGGGCAAGTACTTCCAACTCGACGGCGTCAAGCCGCACCTGCATCCAGTCCAGCAGCCACACGTCCCGATCTGGATCGGTGCGCACGCAATGGGCGGTGTGCGTCGAGCAGGAAAGTACGGCGACGCCTACGCCGTGCCGCCCGAGACCCCGAAGCACGAGGTCGAGGAGCGCTACCGCGTCGTCAAGGATCTGTTCGAGGCGCGCGGCAAGGAATTCGGCCTTCAGCCGCTCCGTCGTAACGTCCTCGTCGCGGACAGCAAGGAAGAAGCGATGGTCGAGTACGCGCGCGTTGCTCAGGGGCGCTACCTCACCTATGCGGCGAAGGGTCTCGACGTCATGGCCGGCCGCGATCTCGCAGGCCAGTTCGCCGAGTCGGTCTCCGATCATGTCATCGTCGGTACTCCGGACGATGTCGTCGGCAAGCTCACCGATCTGGTGACCACACTGCCGGTCGATCCACTCCTGCTGCGCCCCCAGTGGCCGACCATGGACGGCGACGAAACAATCGCAGCGATCGAGCGTCTCGGCAAGGATGTCGTTCCGTCGATGCTGGCCCTCGAACCTTTCCGGGACTTCAAGTGA
- a CDS encoding SDR family NAD(P)-dependent oxidoreductase yields MQRYEGRIAAVIGGGSGMGRAISHRLASEGAFVYVTDLSEEASRKVAAEIEAEGGQATAVTVDATNNDDLRSLFSKIDAEKGVLHALHAQVGMPGPGGLEVDDATWDKNIDVNVKSAYYSTTLGFELLKKAGGKGSVTLTSSTSALIGSPFSPIYSMTKGALVPFGRALALNGAKDGIRVNVICPGQVKTPMLAQFFGREKGSDVTALAADFVATIPLGRGAEPEEIASVIAFLNSDDASYITGVTIPVDGGLTAQ; encoded by the coding sequence ATGCAGCGTTATGAAGGCCGTATCGCCGCCGTCATCGGCGGAGGTTCCGGCATGGGCCGTGCCATCAGTCACCGTCTCGCCTCCGAGGGAGCGTTCGTCTACGTCACCGACCTCAGTGAGGAAGCTTCGCGCAAGGTTGCCGCGGAGATCGAAGCCGAAGGCGGACAGGCGACAGCGGTAACCGTCGACGCCACGAACAACGACGACCTGAGGTCGCTCTTCTCCAAGATAGACGCCGAGAAGGGCGTACTGCACGCATTGCACGCTCAGGTCGGCATGCCGGGTCCAGGTGGGCTCGAAGTCGACGATGCGACGTGGGACAAGAACATCGACGTCAACGTCAAGAGCGCCTACTACTCCACGACGCTCGGGTTCGAACTACTCAAGAAGGCAGGCGGCAAGGGCTCGGTCACGCTGACCTCCTCGACGTCGGCGCTCATCGGGTCACCGTTCAGCCCCATCTACTCGATGACGAAGGGAGCGCTCGTACCGTTCGGCCGTGCGCTCGCACTCAACGGCGCCAAGGACGGCATCCGCGTCAACGTCATCTGCCCGGGGCAGGTCAAGACGCCGATGCTCGCCCAGTTCTTCGGACGAGAAAAAGGTTCGGACGTCACGGCTCTGGCAGCCGACTTCGTCGCGACCATCCCTCTGGGCCGCGGCGCCGAGCCGGAGGAAATCGCGTCGGTCATCGCGTTCCTCAACAGCGACGACGCCAGCTACATCACCGGCGTCACCATCCCCGTCGACGGCGGCCTCACCGCGCAATAA
- a CDS encoding acyl-CoA dehydrogenase family protein, translating to MSMKEVAMSASTLTDDERAIKEVAAKVATERYAPKAAQWDAERTAFPLEERKFLGSLGFLGIALPERFGGGGAPLQQALNVIEEFAYHCRPAAFQIFEANTGPAQVIARIGTEEQRERFLPGIIAGELTMAVAISEPDAGSAATDLTTKATVDGDTVRVSGNKRWISNGSEADVYLVYSRMSDAPGAKGIGAVLVEADREGVSYGAREKLMGFRGIPSADIYFDDVAVPKKNIVVEPGGFRTLFTAFSIERLGNSTMSLALGQAALDQSIRYVQERTQFGKPLIEFQAVQMTIADMALQVDAARLLLQRAAASVIDGEQLPNSLHVSLAKCTANEMAKKVTDLAMQLHGGNGYTEEFGIERMHRDAHGWALAGGTPTMQRTRIVSELLGRSFDQRA from the coding sequence ATGAGCATGAAAGAGGTGGCCATGTCTGCCAGCACACTCACCGACGACGAGCGCGCCATCAAAGAGGTGGCCGCCAAGGTCGCCACTGAGCGGTACGCCCCCAAAGCGGCGCAGTGGGATGCGGAGCGAACCGCGTTCCCGCTCGAAGAACGGAAGTTCCTCGGGTCGCTCGGCTTCCTCGGGATCGCCCTTCCCGAGCGTTTCGGTGGAGGAGGCGCACCGCTTCAGCAGGCACTCAACGTCATCGAGGAGTTCGCCTACCACTGCAGGCCCGCCGCATTCCAGATTTTCGAGGCGAACACCGGCCCAGCCCAGGTGATCGCCCGGATCGGAACCGAGGAACAGCGTGAGCGGTTTCTCCCGGGAATCATCGCAGGTGAGCTCACCATGGCAGTGGCGATCTCCGAGCCGGATGCGGGCTCGGCTGCGACGGACCTGACCACCAAAGCAACGGTAGACGGAGACACTGTCCGAGTCAGCGGAAACAAGCGCTGGATCTCCAACGGATCCGAGGCCGACGTCTACCTCGTCTATTCGCGCATGAGCGACGCGCCCGGTGCCAAGGGAATCGGTGCGGTTCTCGTCGAAGCCGACCGGGAGGGCGTCAGCTACGGCGCCCGCGAAAAGCTCATGGGCTTTCGCGGCATCCCGTCCGCCGACATCTACTTCGACGACGTCGCCGTCCCGAAGAAGAACATCGTCGTCGAACCCGGTGGCTTCCGCACGCTGTTCACCGCGTTCTCGATCGAACGCCTCGGCAACTCGACGATGAGCCTCGCGCTCGGCCAGGCTGCGCTCGACCAGTCGATCCGCTACGTCCAGGAGCGAACGCAGTTCGGCAAGCCGCTCATCGAGTTCCAGGCCGTGCAGATGACGATCGCGGACATGGCACTTCAGGTCGACGCCGCGAGGCTGCTGCTGCAGCGCGCAGCTGCATCGGTCATCGACGGAGAACAGCTTCCCAACTCGCTGCACGTCTCGCTTGCGAAGTGCACCGCCAACGAGATGGCAAAGAAGGTCACCGATCTCGCGATGCAGCTTCACGGCGGAAACGGTTACACCGAGGAGTTCGGCATAGAGCGCATGCACCGCGATGCGCACGGCTGGGCGCTCGCCGGTGGAACGCCGACCATGCAACGGACCCGAATTGTTTCCGAATTACTGGGACGTTCGTTCGATCAACGCGCTTGA
- a CDS encoding thiolase family protein has product MTRAVIVDAVRSPMGKGKIGGGLSHLHPADLLGQVLRQLVDRSSLDAGLLDDVIIGCVGGNGEQSGTPGRQAVLSAGFPVHVPSVTVERKCGSGQQALDFAVQGVVAGAYDIAIAGGVESMSRVPMGSARGDADPFGEGVRERFPVLVPQGVAAELVAQKWGISRSELDEYSARSHARASETDFAGEIVPVGGLVADETIRTGTTAEKLGGLKAVFGTDERRAQFPDLDWTVTAGNASQITDGAAALLVMSEERASQLGLRPRARIVASAVIGDDPLLMLTGPIPATEKVLKKAGLTLADISAFEVNEAFASVPLAWAKELGVDQDVLNPVGGAIALGHPLGASGARIMTTLINHLERTGGRYGLQTMCEAGGMANATIIEILK; this is encoded by the coding sequence ATGACACGTGCAGTCATCGTCGACGCCGTTCGTTCGCCCATGGGCAAGGGCAAGATCGGGGGCGGGCTGTCGCACCTTCACCCAGCAGACCTTCTCGGTCAGGTGCTGCGCCAACTGGTCGACAGATCCTCGCTCGACGCAGGCCTGCTGGACGACGTCATCATCGGGTGCGTCGGAGGCAACGGTGAGCAGTCTGGAACACCCGGCCGTCAAGCAGTGCTGTCCGCGGGTTTCCCGGTTCACGTGCCGTCGGTGACGGTCGAACGCAAATGCGGTTCAGGGCAGCAGGCACTCGACTTCGCCGTCCAGGGCGTCGTGGCCGGGGCGTACGACATCGCGATCGCGGGTGGGGTCGAATCCATGAGCCGCGTCCCGATGGGCAGCGCACGCGGTGACGCCGACCCGTTCGGCGAGGGTGTTCGTGAGCGGTTTCCAGTCTTGGTGCCGCAAGGAGTGGCCGCGGAACTCGTGGCGCAGAAGTGGGGAATCTCCAGGTCGGAGCTCGACGAGTACTCCGCACGCTCCCACGCACGAGCCTCGGAAACGGACTTCGCCGGCGAGATCGTGCCGGTCGGTGGCCTCGTCGCCGACGAAACCATCAGAACGGGCACGACCGCCGAGAAGCTCGGCGGACTGAAAGCCGTGTTCGGCACCGACGAGCGACGAGCGCAGTTCCCTGACCTCGACTGGACCGTCACCGCCGGGAACGCGTCGCAGATCACCGACGGCGCTGCGGCCCTGTTGGTGATGAGCGAAGAGCGGGCCTCGCAGTTGGGTCTGCGGCCCCGGGCCAGAATCGTCGCGTCCGCGGTGATCGGCGACGATCCTCTATTGATGCTCACCGGCCCGATCCCGGCGACCGAAAAGGTCTTGAAGAAGGCCGGTTTGACACTGGCCGATATCTCCGCTTTCGAGGTCAACGAAGCATTTGCCTCGGTCCCACTGGCATGGGCGAAGGAGCTCGGCGTCGATCAGGACGTCCTGAATCCCGTCGGCGGAGCGATTGCGCTCGGACATCCGCTGGGCGCCTCGGGCGCCCGCATCATGACTACGTTGATCAATCACCTCGAACGCACCGGCGGCCGTTACGGACTGCAGACCATGTGCGAAGCAGGCGGAATGGCCAACGCAACCATCATCGAGATACTGAAGTAA
- a CDS encoding SDR family NAD(P)-dependent oxidoreductase — protein sequence MDLTNSSAVVTGGASGLGLATVKRFVAAGVNTVIVDLPQSAGKDVAQELGDLVQFGPADVADPDAVDAALDLAEARAPIRSVVHCAGRGGTVRVVEKDGTPGSLELYTSLIQTNLIGSFNVLRLAAARMVRNEPVDGERGVVIMTASVAAWEGQIGQIPYASAKAGVVGMTLVAARDLSRKLVRVNSIAPGIFDTPILSRFSQEIRDGLAAQIPHPARLGDADEYAKLALHIVDNAMINGEVIRLDGAIRMQPR from the coding sequence ATGGATCTCACCAATTCGTCCGCAGTCGTCACGGGCGGGGCGTCCGGCCTCGGACTCGCGACGGTCAAGCGATTCGTCGCGGCAGGCGTCAACACCGTCATCGTCGATCTGCCGCAGTCCGCAGGCAAGGACGTCGCACAGGAACTCGGAGATCTGGTCCAGTTCGGCCCCGCCGACGTCGCCGATCCCGACGCCGTCGATGCGGCATTGGATCTCGCCGAAGCTCGGGCTCCCATTCGGTCCGTCGTGCACTGCGCAGGCCGCGGCGGAACCGTTCGGGTCGTCGAAAAAGACGGCACACCAGGCTCTCTGGAGCTCTACACCTCGCTAATCCAGACGAACCTGATCGGCAGCTTCAATGTCCTCAGGCTCGCAGCAGCTCGGATGGTCCGCAACGAACCGGTCGACGGTGAGCGCGGCGTCGTCATCATGACGGCATCCGTCGCAGCATGGGAAGGTCAGATCGGCCAGATTCCGTATGCGTCGGCCAAAGCCGGTGTTGTGGGCATGACGTTGGTTGCGGCTCGTGATCTGTCTCGAAAGTTGGTTCGCGTCAACAGTATTGCGCCCGGAATCTTCGACACCCCGATTCTGTCCCGATTCTCCCAGGAAATTCGCGACGGCTTGGCGGCGCAGATCCCGCACCCAGCGCGCCTCGGCGACGCCGACGAATACGCCAAGCTGGCCCTGCACATCGTCGACAACGCGATGATCAACGGTGAGGTCATTCGCCTGGACGGCGCGATCAGAATGCAGCCACGATGA
- a CDS encoding crotonase/enoyl-CoA hydratase family protein: MSALVRVEQIEGVQVVTIARPEVRNAINTATAQAIADAMDELDARDDLVAGVIAGEGKSFCTGMDLKAFLAGEKPSIPGRGFAGVAETPPAKPLIAAVEGHAIAGGFEIVLACDLVVASETAIFGLPEVKRGLLAGGGGLLRLPDRVPRALAVEWCLTGDFISAQEAKDAGLINRLTPAGDALEVALELAKKIAQNGPMAVRATKEIITKARDWSNDEQFAEMWKIYEPVRSSEDAREGASAFKEKRAPVWKGR; this comes from the coding sequence ATGAGTGCGCTGGTCAGGGTCGAGCAGATCGAGGGTGTACAGGTCGTCACGATCGCCCGGCCCGAGGTCCGCAACGCGATCAACACCGCCACTGCGCAGGCCATCGCCGACGCCATGGACGAGCTCGACGCGCGCGACGATCTCGTCGCAGGCGTCATTGCCGGCGAGGGCAAAAGTTTTTGCACCGGAATGGATTTGAAGGCATTCCTTGCCGGCGAGAAACCGTCGATTCCGGGGCGGGGATTCGCGGGCGTCGCGGAGACTCCCCCGGCGAAGCCGTTGATCGCCGCTGTCGAGGGCCACGCAATCGCGGGCGGTTTCGAGATCGTGCTTGCCTGTGATCTGGTGGTGGCGTCCGAGACTGCAATTTTCGGACTGCCCGAGGTCAAACGCGGATTGCTCGCCGGTGGCGGTGGATTGCTCCGGCTGCCCGACCGTGTCCCGCGCGCGCTTGCCGTCGAATGGTGTCTCACCGGTGATTTCATCAGCGCGCAGGAGGCCAAGGATGCCGGACTGATCAACCGGCTCACCCCAGCGGGAGATGCACTGGAGGTCGCGCTGGAACTGGCGAAGAAGATCGCGCAGAACGGCCCGATGGCTGTGCGGGCGACGAAGGAAATCATCACCAAGGCCCGCGACTGGTCCAACGACGAGCAGTTCGCCGAGATGTGGAAGATCTACGAGCCTGTCAGAAGCTCGGAAGACGCCCGCGAGGGCGCGTCGGCGTTCAAGGAGAAACGGGCTCCGGTCTGGAAGGGGCGGTAG
- a CDS encoding mycofactocin-coupled SDR family oxidoreductase has product MSRFSGKVVLITGAARGQGRNHALRFAAEGADIIAVDACEDVDTVGYDLATEDDLAETARLVEKLDRRIVASKTNVRDLDALRAAVDSAVGELGRLDVVVANAGIAGSGVTHELSAENWHNMIDTNLTGVWNTTTAATPHVLAGGHGGSMVLISSVAGTKGLPYNAHYTAAKHGVLGLMKSLANELGPQNIRVNTVNPTNVETRMLLNDAIYKLFLPDEEAPTREQVVPLLHDMHVLDIPYVEPDDVSNAVLFLAGDESRYVTGISIPVDAGVLVK; this is encoded by the coding sequence ATGAGCAGATTCAGTGGCAAGGTGGTCCTGATCACCGGCGCTGCCCGCGGGCAAGGTCGCAACCATGCGTTGCGCTTCGCCGCCGAAGGCGCCGACATCATCGCAGTGGACGCATGCGAGGACGTCGACACCGTCGGATACGACCTTGCGACGGAGGACGACCTGGCCGAGACGGCGCGTTTGGTCGAGAAACTCGATCGCCGAATCGTGGCGTCGAAGACCAACGTCCGCGACCTCGACGCGCTACGAGCAGCCGTAGATTCTGCTGTCGGTGAGCTCGGCCGACTCGACGTGGTGGTCGCCAATGCCGGAATTGCGGGTAGCGGCGTGACACACGAGTTGTCCGCCGAGAACTGGCACAACATGATCGATACCAACCTCACCGGCGTGTGGAACACGACGACGGCTGCCACTCCGCACGTCCTGGCCGGTGGCCACGGAGGTTCGATGGTTCTCATCAGCTCCGTCGCGGGCACGAAAGGTCTGCCGTACAACGCGCACTACACAGCCGCCAAGCACGGTGTCCTTGGGTTGATGAAGAGCCTTGCAAACGAGCTGGGCCCGCAGAACATCCGGGTCAACACGGTGAATCCGACCAACGTCGAGACTCGGATGCTGTTGAACGATGCGATCTACAAGCTGTTTCTTCCCGACGAGGAAGCACCCACTCGGGAACAGGTGGTTCCGCTCCTGCACGACATGCACGTACTCGACATTCCGTATGTCGAGCCTGACGATGTCAGCAACGCGGTGCTCTTCCTGGCGGGCGACGAATCACGCTACGTAACAGGTATTTCCATTCCCGTCGATGCCGGAGTCCTCGTCAAGTAG
- a CDS encoding ABC transporter ATP-binding protein: MLEVSDLHVQYGKVSAVTNIGLTVQPGRITLVLGANGAGKSTTLRTIAGLVEPTAGSIVLDGESLVGVKAHRVVSKGISLVPEGRQVFASLSVAENLRIGGYTSTKEKREKNTELAYELFPILRERKDGPAGLLSGGEQQMLAFGRGLMSDPKYIMMDEPSMGLAPAVVDTVMASVREIGDRGLGVLMVEQNAEAGLRVADDVVVVNRGESVYSGSAEEARSHSSVVLAFLGEAALGA, from the coding sequence ATGCTCGAAGTCAGTGATCTCCACGTCCAGTACGGCAAGGTCAGCGCGGTCACGAATATCGGTCTCACCGTGCAACCGGGACGAATCACGTTGGTACTCGGCGCAAATGGTGCGGGAAAGAGTACGACGCTTCGTACCATTGCTGGCTTGGTGGAGCCGACGGCAGGATCGATCGTTCTCGACGGTGAGTCGTTGGTCGGTGTGAAAGCTCACCGGGTGGTCAGCAAAGGTATTTCGCTCGTCCCCGAGGGGCGGCAGGTGTTCGCGTCGTTGTCCGTCGCCGAGAACCTACGCATCGGGGGGTACACGTCGACCAAGGAGAAACGCGAGAAGAACACAGAGCTGGCGTACGAGCTGTTCCCGATTCTGAGGGAACGCAAGGACGGGCCCGCTGGCCTGCTGAGCGGCGGTGAGCAGCAGATGCTCGCCTTCGGACGCGGGCTGATGTCCGATCCGAAGTACATCATGATGGACGAGCCGTCGATGGGCCTCGCGCCTGCGGTGGTCGACACCGTCATGGCCAGTGTGCGAGAGATCGGTGACCGCGGGCTCGGGGTGCTGATGGTCGAGCAGAACGCCGAAGCAGGACTGCGTGTCGCCGACGATGTCGTCGTGGTCAATCGTGGTGAGTCCGTGTACTCCGGTAGTGCCGAGGAAGCACGCTCGCACTCCTCGGTCGTCCTGGCGTTTCTGGGAGAGGCGGCGTTGGGCGCATGA
- a CDS encoding ABC transporter ATP-binding protein, protein MTTDAVSRETVASHATADVVLGIDDVAVHYGGIKAVDGISFDITRGKIFGILGPNGSGKSTLLAAITRLTPLTRGALTFEGEAFAKVSPQRVAKLGIARTFQTVRLLPDLTVRENVALGADLGAEDGGFRERIVGRKVLLKRSKDAVAEALERTGLTGLEDVRPGELSYGLQRRVEIARAIAMSPRLLLLDEPTAGMNKTEREDVSALLKKLREEGLTQLLVEHDVQMMVDTCDTLIAMNFGVLIAQGKPQDVVREPSVQEAYLGKRGAQDARSQ, encoded by the coding sequence ATGACGACCGACGCAGTGTCACGAGAGACTGTCGCTAGCCACGCCACAGCCGATGTTGTGCTCGGAATCGACGATGTCGCGGTGCATTACGGTGGAATCAAAGCCGTCGACGGCATTTCGTTCGACATCACCCGAGGGAAGATCTTCGGCATCCTCGGACCGAACGGGTCCGGCAAGAGCACCCTCTTGGCTGCGATCACACGGTTGACCCCACTCACGCGCGGTGCCTTGACATTCGAGGGCGAGGCATTTGCGAAAGTGTCCCCGCAGAGGGTCGCCAAGCTCGGTATCGCACGTACGTTCCAGACAGTCCGGTTGCTCCCGGATCTGACGGTCCGCGAGAACGTCGCGCTCGGAGCAGATCTCGGTGCCGAGGACGGCGGGTTTCGCGAGCGGATCGTCGGTCGAAAGGTTCTTCTGAAGCGGTCGAAGGACGCGGTCGCCGAGGCTCTGGAGCGTACCGGTCTGACGGGGCTGGAGGACGTCAGGCCAGGCGAGCTGTCCTACGGCTTGCAACGTCGGGTGGAGATCGCCAGGGCAATTGCGATGTCTCCCCGGCTTCTTCTGCTCGACGAGCCCACTGCCGGCATGAACAAGACCGAACGCGAGGATGTCTCCGCCCTGCTGAAGAAGCTTCGCGAGGAGGGGCTCACACAGTTGCTCGTCGAACACGACGTACAGATGATGGTCGACACGTGCGACACGTTGATTGCCATGAACTTCGGCGTTCTGATCGCACAGGGGAAGCCTCAGGACGTTGTGCGCGAACCCAGCGTGCAGGAAGCCTATCTCGGGAAGCGAGGAGCACAGGATGCTCGAAGTCAGTGA
- a CDS encoding branched-chain amino acid ABC transporter permease → MSQFYFSHIVLFQSTFTVLLLALSIQVQLRMGVFSFAGAGFYGLGSYGAAIFVIRYGFSSFAAIAAIMIICGLIGFLLALLVQRLNGLYLAMATVSFDLIITVVAHNGGTLTGASVGLFGALAFPQLTIGHIIAITVLVVALLALSERGRLGRRIDAVREDPELASSMGVNVSRYRISSFVISGFIGALGGAINVLLRTTVAPESIGFPLVVLGLTIIIVGGGRSWLGIVIGAIIFTWLPYYLEIVGQYQAIVYGIIVAIAAVYVPGGIYGTVLDLIRKSKAKRLAGVAGEKETGGTAEELDLAQTGEKA, encoded by the coding sequence ATGAGTCAGTTCTACTTCTCGCACATCGTTCTGTTCCAGAGCACGTTCACCGTTCTGCTGCTGGCGCTGAGTATCCAGGTTCAGCTGCGCATGGGTGTGTTCTCCTTTGCAGGCGCAGGCTTCTACGGTCTTGGATCGTACGGAGCGGCAATCTTCGTCATCCGCTACGGGTTCAGCTCTTTTGCAGCCATCGCGGCGATCATGATCATCTGTGGGCTGATCGGTTTTCTGCTCGCGCTGCTGGTGCAACGGCTCAACGGGCTCTACCTGGCAATGGCAACGGTGTCGTTCGACCTGATCATCACCGTCGTCGCCCACAACGGTGGGACGTTGACCGGAGCCTCCGTCGGACTGTTCGGCGCACTCGCGTTTCCGCAGTTGACCATCGGTCACATCATTGCCATCACCGTGCTCGTCGTCGCGCTACTGGCACTGAGCGAGCGGGGGCGTCTGGGACGGCGTATCGATGCCGTTCGCGAGGATCCCGAGCTGGCGTCGTCCATGGGCGTCAACGTCTCGCGGTACCGAATCAGCTCTTTCGTGATCAGCGGGTTCATCGGTGCCCTCGGTGGCGCGATCAACGTGCTCCTCCGTACCACGGTGGCACCGGAGAGCATCGGATTCCCACTCGTCGTGCTGGGTTTGACGATCATCATCGTCGGTGGTGGACGCTCGTGGCTGGGAATCGTCATCGGCGCGATCATCTTCACGTGGTTGCCGTACTACCTCGAAATCGTCGGGCAGTACCAGGCCATCGTCTACGGCATCATTGTGGCGATCGCGGCCGTCTACGTACCGGGCGGGATCTACGGAACCGTCCTGGATCTGATTCGAAAGTCCAAGGCCAAACGGCTGGCAGGTGTCGCAGGGGAGAAGGAAACCGGCGGTACGGCCGAGGAACTCGACCTGGCTCAAACAGGGGAGAAAGCATGA